The window CATGCCTCATTCTGAGGGCATTGGGCCTACGATGGGAGCGATGGATCAGCGATGTTCTCAGGTGAAACCGCAGTACGTTGTTCTTTTAGCGACTTTGCTTGACTCTCACCCACTGATTTGATTACCTGCTTGTCTGGCCAAACATGAACATCGACATCGTGCTTTGCACCGAGTTCTTCTGCCCACTGCATCTGTTGTATGGAATATTTGACCCAATACTCTCGATCGTTACTGATCTTTTTAAGTTCATCAGCCAGATGGTCTTTTCCGGCTTCCTCAGCTGCCTTTATGGTCATCTGAAAATTCCCTCCTCTTGGATTAATCGGTTCTTGGAACACAACTTCAGCATCAAGATTGGCAAATTCCTCTATGAGATTGTCAAATTCTTCATATGTTTGTGTTGGGTATGTAGGTGACATAGAAACATATACTGGAATACCTGCCTGACTTATTTTCCGCAAGGCTTCTAATCTGGCTGAAGGTGGGGGTGCTCCCGGCTCAATAGCTTTCACCTGCTTATCATCAAGACAGGGGATAGACGAGCCTACACGAATTAATTCTCCATCTCGCTTCTCGCTCAGTTCAATACCGCGCTGAAATACGTCTATGTCCCGTGCGACAGCAGGACTACGCGTAAGAATCCGGACCGGGAATCCTCTGCTGATAAGTTCAATGATGCAACCCCGTGTTATTTGCGCTGCACGACGATCTTGGTAACAATCTGTTCCACTTGAGATCATCACTACTCCTCGTCCCCGGTTGGTTGTTTTCCATTTTTGTTTTCGGCCTAATTTTCGAGCAAGCCGTTCAGGCAAGTCATCTCTATACAACAAATAGGAACCCCAGTCAGTCTGCCCATCTGATACAGACGCTTGCTCAGAAAGCATATCCTGGCGTGCAGTAATGTTTGGCGTACTTGGGACGTAGCAAAATTTGCAACCATGACTACATCCTGTGGCAACGTTAATCACGTAGTCGCACAGGCTTTTGTGGTAAAGTCCTGACTCACTAAGAACGACTTTAGCGGGGTCTGTAGTATGCTCAACACCGTTTTTGGTCGTACTCTCCTGATCAATTGCACATTCCCAACAAAGAATATCTCCTTGATAGGTTGCACTAAACCGTTCTGCGATCTCGTTTCCACATGAAGCACATTTGTGACCAGTAGCAAGAACGTCTATTCGTTCTAGTGGGTCCCCTTTTTTACGGCTCTTTTCACGGATAGCGTCCAATGTGGATTTATTCAAGTATTTGACCTTCTCTTATTTCCAAATTCATGTCCTTGCCCAATGAACTTTGCCATTGATAACCAGAGTGCTAAAAGCTATCGAGAGAAGATTGGCCACTGCCATCCTCATCATCGGGAAGGTACTGATCCATAGTAGCTCTATCGCCTCGAATAACCTCCAACATTTCGTCCACATCTGCCCCATCAACCGCCTCCACGAAATCCCTCACATAGTCAACTGCATCAATGTAACCGCTTCCTCGATTTGTTTCACGGGTTCCGTATATCATGTCATATTCATAGTTCCGTCCTCCGCTATCCACGTTTGCCACCACCTTTTTTTCCTTCTCAACACCTGTTAACCTCTCACAATATTTTTCTCGAAGTGTTTGTTTGTTCTTCTCCTCCGTATCCCACATGTTTCCGCCATAGAACCGATTCATTGCTGACTCGCTGTCTGTGTGATGGGCGGTGCGAACGATATTTGATGTAGGGAAGTTGATCAAAAGATCTCCGGTAGGTGTGGGAGCTACTTTCTCAATTCCATCGTCCCATTCAACGTCCAGCCCTTGATTATCAATAAATGTGAAGTGGTTGAAACTAGGGCCATTCGGGTTTTCATACGCTATATCCCACATATCATTCACGACCTCTCTCAGTTGCTCGTTGGCATCTCCTTCATACACTTGATATGCCTCGGGTACAGTAACATCAACCATAGAATTTTCAAAAACTTCATCCAAGCGGCGTCTAAGTGCATCTGCCTTGTCCGGATCGTTCTCAATAAAATACATTTTAGTGAATGGCTCAGTAGCATTCTTTGCTGCAATAACTGGTGATCCCAAGAAGCAGTCACCCTGATCACCATAGACAGAAACACCCGAGCCGGCTAATGCATCAATATAAAAGAAATCGTCCATATGTTGTGATATGACCTTTGTATACATGTTGGTGGTCGCTGCGTGGAGGATCAATTTTAGGGCTGACCAGGGCCCAAACTCATTGAATTGGTTTGGGGCTACGCCTTTCAACTCGTCAGCGTTGTCCCGTAGGTCTTCTACTCGATCTTTCACCCATTCTCTGCGGGGTACAGAAGGCATAAACTGTTGTGACGAGCATAGAATAATATAATTTGGTGTAATCTTCATGCTCTAAATAGTTGAATAAACCATAATGTCATTTGTCGAACTATCATATCACAACAGCCATCTTTGTCCCTTATGGACGTGCCAAATTATATTCCCTAGACAATTCTGGCTCCACTCTTCTTTCAACAACCACAATTCACCTGAGCTTTGAAGGTTTCACCAAGTGTTCAATCTCTGAATAATCATCAAAGAGAGGCGATTGTGCTGAACTTTTACCCGAAGCCGGTTCATCTCCAAGTGGCTCCGGGGAGATAGCTTGCCGCATTGCTGCCAATTGATCTCGTAAGGATCCACTGGTAGCTTTCAGTAATTCTCGATCCGGCCATGAGTGGATTGGAGGCGCGTTCAGTCTTTGACCTTCTTTCTGAACTAAATTGAGATGTTTTAGACTATACTCCACCCAATTTTGCGGATATTGAAGACGTTGAAATTCCTTCGCATGCTCTTCAAATCCACTGTTCTCAAGAGTTTCAACCATAATTTCAAAATTGGAGCCTCGAGGGTTGATTGGCTCATGAAAGACGACGCTGGGCTGTAGCGCTTTGAAACGAGTCAAGAGCTGGTGGATTTCTTTCTGGTTCATAGATGGATATGTAGGTGACATAGATACATAGAGGGGAACTTTAGTACGGAGGCTATCTAGCATTTTCCATCGCTTTAGTGGAGGTGGCGCACCTGGTTCTAACGCCTTGACCATGTCTTCGTTAAATGATGGAATTGACGATCCGATCGTAAGAGTATCGGAAAATTCTGAGAAAAGATCGGCATCCCTCGCTGCTATAGTGCTTCTAGTGAGTATTCTTGTTGGTATTTCTTTCGAGCATAGCTCACGTACAACTCCTCTAGTTATTTGAGCGGCTCGACGATCTTGATATGGGTCTGTTCCACTTGAAATCATAACTATGCCACGTCCTCGATCGGTCTTTCGCCAGTTTCCGAAATCGCTTTCCTCTAACTCCAAGCTCAGTCTTTCGGGGAGGTCATCTCGATATAAGAGGTAGCTTCCCCACTCTCGTTGAAGATCGCTCACTTCTGCTTGGTTGTTCAGCATTTCTTCACGTGCTTTATACCCCGCAGTAGTTGGCACATAACAGAACTTACAGCCATGTCTACACCCTGTCGCGACGTTTATGACGTAGTCACAGAGGCTTTTTTCATAGAGGTGGGATTGGCTGTATGTCGCCTTAGTTGGGTCTGTGTTGACGCGAACACCTGCTTCTGTTCCCTCTGTTTCTCTTGTAGCTGCACAGTCCCAGCAAAGAAGATTTCCTCGGGGATCAGCAGCGAAACGGTTTTTGATTTCTTTTCCACAATTTGCGCAAGGTGCGCCTATATTTGTGAGATCAATTCGTTCATTGTGTTCATATTCTGCCTGCCGTAGCTGGTCTAAAGTTGGGAAGTCTCCAAACTTTTCAAGGATTTTTCCTTCTCCATCCTCAATATAGTAGTCTCGATGGAAGCTATCATCGGCTTCCCAACTAGTTTCAAGACGCATTGTTCCCCTTGAACTGTAGCTTTGCACTTCAGCCCCAAAGTTCCCCGGTAACCACTGTGAAAGTGACATAGCATCATTGAAGACACAATTCCCAGCAGGAGCTATATCCCCTGTTTAGGTTTAATCAGAGTTTATGTCAGGACCATGTGTGGACACATTCTAGCCCCGCTGGTATTGTAGTCAAGGCTGGCACGCGTTTTGGAAGTTTAACCAATATGACTGCAGACAGAAATTTGTCACATCGCC is drawn from Halococcus saccharolyticus DSM 5350 and contains these coding sequences:
- the tcmP gene encoding three-Cys-motif partner protein TcmP; this translates as MKDRVEDLRDNADELKGVAPNQFNEFGPWSALKLILHAATTNMYTKVISQHMDDFFYIDALAGSGVSVYGDQGDCFLGSPVIAAKNATEPFTKMYFIENDPDKADALRRRLDEVFENSMVDVTVPEAYQVYEGDANEQLREVVNDMWDIAYENPNGPSFNHFTFIDNQGLDVEWDDGIEKVAPTPTGDLLINFPTSNIVRTAHHTDSESAMNRFYGGNMWDTEEKNKQTLREKYCERLTGVEKEKKVVANVDSGGRNYEYDMIYGTRETNRGSGYIDAVDYVRDFVEAVDGADVDEMLEVIRGDRATMDQYLPDDEDGSGQSSLDSF
- a CDS encoding SPL family radical SAM protein yields the protein MNKSTLDAIREKSRKKGDPLERIDVLATGHKCASCGNEIAERFSATYQGDILCWECAIDQESTTKNGVEHTTDPAKVVLSESGLYHKSLCDYVINVATGCSHGCKFCYVPSTPNITARQDMLSEQASVSDGQTDWGSYLLYRDDLPERLARKLGRKQKWKTTNRGRGVVMISSGTDCYQDRRAAQITRGCIIELISRGFPVRILTRSPAVARDIDVFQRGIELSEKRDGELIRVGSSIPCLDDKQVKAIEPGAPPPSARLEALRKISQAGIPVYVSMSPTYPTQTYEEFDNLIEEFANLDAEVVFQEPINPRGGNFQMTIKAAEEAGKDHLADELKKISNDREYWVKYSIQQMQWAEELGAKHDVDVHVWPDKQVIKSVGESQAKSLKEQRTAVSPENIADPSLPS
- a CDS encoding SPL family radical SAM protein, which encodes MSLSQWLPGNFGAEVQSYSSRGTMRLETSWEADDSFHRDYYIEDGEGKILEKFGDFPTLDQLRQAEYEHNERIDLTNIGAPCANCGKEIKNRFAADPRGNLLCWDCAATRETEGTEAGVRVNTDPTKATYSQSHLYEKSLCDYVINVATGCRHGCKFCYVPTTAGYKAREEMLNNQAEVSDLQREWGSYLLYRDDLPERLSLELEESDFGNWRKTDRGRGIVMISSGTDPYQDRRAAQITRGVVRELCSKEIPTRILTRSTIAARDADLFSEFSDTLTIGSSIPSFNEDMVKALEPGAPPPLKRWKMLDSLRTKVPLYVSMSPTYPSMNQKEIHQLLTRFKALQPSVVFHEPINPRGSNFEIMVETLENSGFEEHAKEFQRLQYPQNWVEYSLKHLNLVQKEGQRLNAPPIHSWPDRELLKATSGSLRDQLAAMRQAISPEPLGDEPASGKSSAQSPLFDDYSEIEHLVKPSKLR